The genomic stretch GAAAACAAGAGAATGATCGTCGGAATTATAGCCGCCAGCAAACTTATCGCCAACAGCGCTTCGATCAATGTAAAGCCTTTACGTCCGCTCATTTTGCCCTCCGCAAGGTTGAAAGAAGAAGCGGCTTATGGCCCAAACTGTTAATTATCAAGTCAATTTTGACAATATTTTCGGCATATAGTGTAACAATAAAATGATGATCCGGGCCATCAACGAGTTTTGTATAATCATCCGCCAGCTCGATCTCGGCCAGTGCTTTTTGGGCGACAGCTATGGAATTGGCATAATATTGTTCCTGGTCGGTTA from Candidatus Margulisiibacteriota bacterium encodes the following:
- a CDS encoding type II secretion system GspH family protein yields the protein MNKGYTLIEVLVAAALLFLFSFGSLSIFKQTGKITDQEQYYANSIAVAQKALAEIELADDYTKLVDGPDHHFIVTLYAENIVKIDLIINSLGHKPLLLSTLRRAK